From a single Micromonas commoda chromosome 5, complete sequence genomic region:
- a CDS encoding hypothetical protein (expressed; putative uncharacterized protein): MLRHALNQTAIASARRAFASPAVATQLTKTRDASFISFDAHHSDEMPLRGVADKIGGAFGPLADAIAESQKNRATASAKPEEVYVPSIPHLLPVTRVARDNEWLRSVLIVDETKRVKPRLSWYDPYDSSWAPSGWFKDGVVADMEYYFGSASEVKK, translated from the coding sequence ATGCTTCGACACGCGCTCAACCAAaccgcgatcgcctccgcgcgtcgcgcgttcgcctcccccgcggtcgcgacgcaaCTTACGAAAACCCGGGACGCGTCCTTCATCTCCTTCGACGCTCACCACTCCGACGAGATGCCCCTgaggggcgtcgccgatAAGATTGGAGGCGCATTCGGACCCCTCGCTGACGCGATAGCGGAGTCGCAGAAGAACCGCGCGACGGCCAGCGCGAAACCCGAGGAGGTGTACGTTCCCAGCATTCCTCACCTCCTcccggtgacgcgcgtcgcgcgggacaACGAGTGGCTCAGGAgcgtcctcatcgtcgacgagacGAAACGGGTCAAGCCGCGGCTGAGCTGGTACGATCCGTACGATAGCTCGTGGGCGCCCAGCGGCTGGTTCAAGGACGGCGTGGTGGCTGACATGGAGTACTACTTCGGATCCGCGTCGGAGGTTAAGAAGTGA
- a CDS encoding predicted protein, translating into MRATTLVFSLTFALLGTSAHANSSDDNKYICFNTTKYVGTKNVEVDMGGTLQTKPCDTWIDMLQTGTNDLAGITFDANFDASTASDAAKRHIQSFGTTLKCCSDGKSALYKNQKYFCKDPTDWAPDKTYKGPETSNTELSCDVWVAGDDDIKNEDFSKPWSCDEKSATIKQDVQLLGADVMGCCGATKQSACHPYSVSGAASLQHVGVIALAAAVAVFLA; encoded by the coding sequence ATGCGCGCCACTACCCTCGTCTTTTCTCTCACCTTCGCACTCCTCGGCACGAGCGCCCACGCGAACAGTTCCGACGACAACAAGTACATTTGTTTCAACACGACCAAGTACGTGGGGACCAAGAATGTCGAAGTCGATATGGGTGGCACCTTACAGACAAAACCCTGCGACACTTGGATCGACATGTTGCAGACCGGCACTAATGATCTTGCCGGCATCACCTTCGACGCGAACTTTGACGCCTCAACGGCGTCGGATGCTGCTAAACGTCATATCCAGTCGTTCGGCACGACACTTAAATGCTGCTCCGATGGCAAATCGGCTCTTTACAAGAACCAGAAGTATTTTTGCAAAGATCCAACCGATTGGGCCCCAGACAAGACGTACAAAGGTCCCGAAACGAGCAACACGGAGCTCTCATGCGACGTTTGGGTTGCAGGTGATGATGATATCAAAAATGAAGATTTTAGCAAGCCTTGGAGCTGcgacgaaaagtcggcaaCGATCAAGCAGGACGTTCAGCTCCTAGGTGCCGACGTCATGGGTTGCTGCGGCGCCACCAAACAGTCCGCGTGCCACCCGTACTCTGTGTCCGGAGCGGCATCCTTGCAGCATGTCGGAGTCATCGCCCTCGctgcggccgtcgccgttttCTTGGCGTAA
- a CDS encoding predicted protein, whose translation MATMSAVAGFAPVASSPRAFHRRAGRRPNLPHAAAASREPPSSPPDGKSTTDPEKSNNVVGRESSVATLAVEEVRAWCLRTDGGVLATEADVAALRAAVDRLRDVTDDRTPHLAGTRWRLAGCAQHTLRSPATWLASPFFWIAKEAQHESARLARVPDLFPPWRLAAELSAGGRSGEEWIVAFGERETGAPFPFSIGEAVLNGLAVPFRSDAATVEFRAPGAREESDEGARGTRGTYAPRRSLRMTSRSEVAFGVGRFRVAGDLVTEARLLHAVGRRQDRSNSGSIDDGRGAAGGVDAETDADATDARAGSMLDREEEAEAARRRRRGSRRRPRLAVDVDVGAFVNWRTGGTPVKTLATSEASGGDVDGDVDGGGDAVGRRLDADAADFASWRIGGVATTGARRAPPPASTSPEPREEIVGMETREEIETRRACLLTTRFERTGTPLDGVDVASGRIMGALMSPSPRLRRSFREGALPSVPYAHVWCDGETMIAEAGSCAETSTLLVYARVPWQEGGCAFRTGDV comes from the coding sequence ATGGCGACCatgtccgccgtcgccgggttcgcccCCGTCGCATCATCGCCCCGGGCCTTCCATCGCCGGGCCGGACGACGTCCGAACCtcccgcacgccgccgccgcctcgcgggagcccccgtcgtcgccccccgaTGGCAAGAGCACGACCGATCCCGAGAAAAGCAACAACGTCGTCGGTCGCGAAagctccgtcgcgacgctcgccgtcgaggaggtccgcGCGTGGTGCCTCCggaccgacggcggcgttctcGCCACGGaagccgacgtcgcggccctccgcgccgccgtcgaccgcCTGCGCGACGTCACGGACGACCGAACGCCCCACCTCGCGGGGACGCGATGGAGACTGGCGGGTTGCGCCCAACACACGCTCCGTTCACCCGCCACCTGGCTCGCGTCCCCCTTCTTCTGGATCGCCAAGGAGGCGCAGCACGAGtccgcgaggctggcgcgagTTCCCGACCTCTTCCCCCCGTGgcgactcgccgccgagttgAGCGCGGGGGGTCGGTCGGGAGAGGAATGGATCGTGGCGTTCGGCGAGCGAGAGACTGGGGCGCCGTTTCCCTTCTCAATCGGGGAAGCCGTCCTCAACGGCCTCGCGGTGCCGTTTCgttccgacgccgcgacggtggagtTCCGAGctccgggcgcgcgggaggagagcgacgagggcgcgcgcggaacgcGGGGTACGtacgcaccgcggcggtcgctGAGGATGACGTCGAGGTCCGAGGTTGCCTTCGGCGTCGGTCGTTTCCGCGTGGCGGGCGACCTCGTCACCGAGGCTCGCCTTCTCCACGCCGTCGGTCGACGTCAGGATCGATCGAACTCTGGAtcgatcgacgacgggcggggggcggcgggcggcgttgacgccgagacggacgcggatGCGACGGATGCCCGCGCGGGATCGATGCTggaccgcgaggaggaggcggaggcggcgcggcggcggcggcgcggctcacggcggcggccgcggctcgccgtcgacgtcgacgtcggcgcgtttGTCAACTGGCGCACCGGGGGCACGCCGGTGAAGACGCTGGCGACTTCTGAGGCGAGTGGTGGTGACGTGGATGGTGACGTGGAcgggggaggcgacgcggtTGGACGCCggctggacgcggacgccgccgattTCGCCAGCTGGCGCATCGGCGGGGTCGCGACAaccggagcgcgccgcgcgcctccccccgcgtccacgtcccccgagccgcgcgaggagatcgTCGGGATGGAAacgcgcgaggagatcgagacgcggcgcgcgtgcctGCTCACCACGCGGTTCGAGCGCACGGGCACGCCGCTGGACGGGGTAGACGTCGCATCCGGGAGAATCATGGGCGCTCTCATgtcgccgagcccgcgtcTGCGCAGGTCGTTTCGGGAGGGCGCGCTGCCCTCGGTGCCGTACGCGCACGTGTGGTGCGACGGTGAGACGATGATCGCGGAGGCTGGGTCGTGCGCGGAGACGTCGACGCTGCTGGTGTACGCGAGGGTGCCTTGGCAGGAGGGCGGCTGCGCGTTTAGGACGGGCGACGTGTGA
- a CDS encoding predicted protein — MGWYLCYFLHRHLDFRREELQALADMAGCGADIKWREPHGGVDHSPFWRVYIPTEELAVEVCRRSVLTRALIEVWGEGDTQEELNAAVKAFPDERKDPYIAEGTTFKVCVEDFGKTEHGTEKNPWSHVVARIDALKPVLQFRGRARMKGPQHLFWSIESANADDLKGVPSDIPPRRYFGRVVATGDRSPLSKYDLKKRRYLGPTSMDVEMGLIMCNMIQARPGGVVWDPFCGTGSLLINAAHFGAFTMGSDIDIRVIKWGKKDKRTGQNVDVWTNFEDYGLEPPVGLLRMDLHKHSWTALAHVEGTLQGVVGDPPYGVRAGGRKSGGRKRGTDGAVKPVPEEHRENHIPSTAPYPFSECMDDLMDTSARLLAMGGRLAFFIPAAADPEDAAAAGVDSVPSHPALKLRASSVQLLSGRWGRRLVTFEKVKPYDAAIAKAARETLRERRKTEGGVEDLLERMREIVYQPRGGDGPGVDEDGNAKPRRKRGTGPSGGKFTPTPSKPEAAAALRAAGGGGGGGGSDGGSGGGEVGAMHRAHSAVGVKMDKAKRPEFRGKNT; from the coding sequence ATGGGGTGGTACCTGTGCTACTTCCTCCACAGGCACCTGGActtccgccgcgaggagctgcaggcgctcgccgacatGGCCGGGTGCGGCGCCGACATCAAGTGGCGCGAGCCGCACGGTGGCGTCGACCACTCCCCGTTCTGGCGCGTCTACATCCCgaccgaggagctcgccgtgGAGGTATGCAGGCGCAGCGTCCTGACGCGCGCTCTGATCGAGGTgtggggcgagggcgacacCCAGGAGGAGCTCAACGCCGCCGTGAAAGCCTTCCCCGACGAACGCAAAGATCCGTACATCGCGGAGGGCACGACGTTCAAGGTGTGCGTCGAGGACTTTGGCAAGACCGAGCACGGCACGGAGAAGAACCCGTGgtcgcacgtcgtcgcgcgcatcgacgccCTCAAACCCGTCCTCCAATTCAGGGGCAGGGCGAGGATGAAAGGCCCGCAGCATCTCTTCTGGTCCATCGAATCGGCAAACGCGGACGACCTCAAGGGTGTGCCGTCGGACATACCCCCGCGAAGGTActtcggacgcgtcgtcgccaccggcgacCGATCGCCGCTGAGCAAGTACGACCTGAAGAAGCGGCGGTACCTCGGTCCGACGTCGATGGACGTGGAGATGGGTTTGATCATGTGCAACATGATTCAGGCGAGGCCGGGGGGCGTCGTGTGGGACCCGTTCTGCGGCACCGGTTCGCTGCTCATCAACGCCGCGCACTTCGGCGCCTTCACGATGGGCTCGGACATCGACATCAGGGTCATCAAGTGGGGCAAGAAGGACAAACGCACGGGGCAGAACGTCGACGTCTGGACCAACTTCGAGGACTACGGCTTGGAACCCCCCGTGGGTTTGCTGCGAATGGACCTGCACAAGCACAGCTGGACCGCGTTGGCGCACGTAGAGGGGACGCTgcagggcgtcgtcggggaccCTCCGtacggcgtgcgcgcgggcgggcggaaGAGCGGCGGGCGTAAGCGCGGgacggacggcgcggtcAAGCCCGTTCCCGAGGAGCACAGGGAGAACCACATCCCGAGCACGGCGCCGTATCCCTTCAGCGAGTGCATGGACGACTTGATGGACACGTCGGCTCGGCTGCTCGCGATGGGCGGCCGGCTCGCGTTCTTCatcccggccgcggcggacccggaagacgccgcggcggccggggttGACAGCGTCCCGTCGCATCCGGCGCTGAAGcttcgcgcgtcgagcgttCAGCTGCTCAGCGGTCGGTGGGGCCGGAGGCTGGTGACGTTTGAAAAAGTCAAACCGTACGACGCGGCTATCGCGAAagcggcgcgggagacgctGAGAGAGCGACGCAAGACGGAAGGGGGCGTGGAGGACTTGCTGGAGCGCATGCGCGAGATCGTGTACCAGCCGCGGGGGGGTGACGGACcgggggtggacgaggacgggaacgcgaagccgcggagaAAGAGGGGGACGGGGCCCAGCGGGGGTAAGTttacgccgacgccctccaagccggaggcggcggcggcgctgcgggcggcgggcggcggcggcggcggcggcgggagcgacggcgggagcggcggcggcgaggtgggcgCCATGCACAGGGCGCACTCGGCGGTCGGGGTCAAGATGGACAAGGCGAAACGCCCAGAGTTCAGGGGTAAGAACACTTAG
- a CDS encoding predicted protein gives MLIIDEATLRDDDALPDDDALPDGYVVRGVRYPRPVARPASATKAVVGGGASRQERDIEDVRAVVERCIVDTSSEIDVFDDDDAPFNDDAFVDDASDMDVSPIKRATFLVDPPLRPYEPPWRRRAPVLHGLDGLDGLDDDDDDDDDDDLGTLTDPDAIANLIDALGFNIDDLGTLVEFAPAKTADDASGAPTRVLTTRAELDAAEDDPSDAVLIDANFRTFVEKFKETIVAYNRGDGPARARADFERDFPACVEKYNEGVLRERAKTSQLQTGVDYLEDPVTGGRRDPVTLRRLNEERRRVRLRRSPRRFVSWFAPPARLCHSSEGFDWKSHPAYPPDLLRGD, from the coding sequence atgctcatcatcgacgaggccacccttcgcgacgacgatgcactacccgacgacgatgcaCTACCCGACGGCTACGTGGTGCGCGGGGTGCGATACCCGCGCCCGGTggcgagacccgcgagcgcgacgaaaGCGGTGGTGGGAGGAGGCGCCTCGCGACAGGAGCGCGATATCGaggacgtgcgcgccgtcgtcgagaggTGCATCGTCGACACCTCCTCGGAGATCGAcgtcttcgacgacgacgatgcacCTTTtaacgacgacgccttcgtcgacgacgcctccgacATGGACGTCAGTCCGATAAAGCGCGCGACTTTCCTCGTGGACCCTCCCCTCCGCCCCTACGAGCCCCCTtggaggaggcgagcgccGGTTCTCCACGGTCTCGACGGTCTCGAcggtctcgacgacgacgacgacgacgacgacgacgacgacctcggcaccctcacggaccccgacgccatcgcgaaTCTCATTGACGCCCTCGGCTTCAACATCGAcgacctcggcaccctcgtgGAGTTCGccccggcgaagacggcggacgacgcgagcggggccccgacgcgcgtgctcacgacgcgcgcagaactcgacgccgccgaggacgacccgtCGGACGCTGTGCTCATCGACGCCAACTTCCGAACCTTCGTCGAGAAGTTCAAGGAGACGATCGTGGCGTACAaccgcggagatggacccgcgcgcgcgcgagccgactTCGAGAGAGACTTCCCCGCCTGCGTGGAAAAGTACAACGAAGGGGTTTTGCGGGAGCGGGCGAAGACGTCGCAGCTGCAGACGGGCGTCGACTACCTCGAGGACCCGGTGACGGGCGGGAGGAGGGACCCGGTGACGCTGAGGCGATTGAAcgaggagcggcggcgcgtgcgtttgagacgctcgccgcgaaggttCGTTTCCTGGTTCGCCCCGCCGGCTCGGCTTTGTCACTCGTCCGAGGGGTTCGACTGGAAGAGTCACCCGGCGTATCCCCCGGACCTCCTGAGAGGAGACTGA
- a CDS encoding predicted protein has product MENGRVVKLELQECGLTGAVPAEIGQLTSLVRLELDGNQLTSLPAEIGQLTSLEELYLDENQLTSVPEEIWQLTSLVRLDLDGNLLTSVPAEIGQLTSLETLLLYDNQLTSVPAEIGQLTSLTVLGLDGNQLTSLPAEIGQLVSLKELYLNGNQLTSLPAEIGQLTSMEGLGLDGNQLTSVPAEIGQLTSLVDLDLGRNKLTRVPAAIRELRVAGCVVSLDVGVTVDA; this is encoded by the coding sequence ATGGAAAACGGCCGGGTGGTGAAGCTCGAGTTGCAAGAGTGTGGACTGACCGGagcggtgccggcggagatcgggcagctcacgtcgctggtgaGGTTGGAGCTCgacggcaatcagctgacgagcctgccggcggagatcgggcagctcacgtcgctggaggagTTGTACCTCGACGaaaatcagctgacgagcgtgccggagGAGATCTGGCAGCTCACATCGCTGGTGAGGTTGGACCTCGACGGCAATctgctgacgagcgtgccggcggagatcgggcagctcacctCGCTGGAGACGTTGTTGCTCTacgacaatcagctgacgagcgtgccggcggagatcgggcagctcacctCGCTGACGGTGTTGGGCCTCgacggcaatcagctgacgagcttgccggcggagatcgggcagctcgtgTCGCTGAAGGAGTTGTACCTCaacggcaatcagctgacgagcttgccggcggagatcgggcagctcacgtcgaTGGAGGGGTTGGGCCTCgacggcaatcagctgacgagcgtgccggcggagatcgggcagctcacgtcgctggtggATTTGGACCTCGGCCGCAACAAGCTGACGCGCGTGCCGGCTGCGATACGCGAGCTCAGAGTGGCGGGCTGCGTCGTGAGTCTGGATGTCGGCGTGACGGTGGACGCTTAG
- a CDS encoding predicted protein — MPSSAFAGGDAGRRPLRELQRSADGHRPAARRRDARVKASAKDDDAAPARALEDPALRSSLQGLAERILAEAPSRDDDDDDNDGENDDDDAGGDANLRGETGDVEATSRKKMADHALAYAVANSTAVNARGAVLAGRVGRIARSTAASRARSRSATPSPERGGRRPGWRPNGAPRDDDDDKRLGRHRRGRRGGSGRRASPEVRACAEATDRLVAAVTRQRAATAARGLVFEDASAEATEGADDDAPSCVSSLSESEDGEIDDGVDGSVRGILRGFADAATTMPDPSEPSPDSSVRLDATQQLHATSLDPPTCDDAYLAAKSFADELRGVSASAARVVAERLGRCEHDRAQLARHLEETKRRLETAVSFAAEVRDVCAAKDEAIAAKEAELAEARAALAAAAARTLASSLLPSKPVTTNREEEAPPGEETNSSPGDSNSKAALTLTPAATYAADLEEELRATRAAHAEERTALERTMAAKDEANAESTARMEKERERARAALRDAEMELQEALGDVTRLRRALSESKDANKSAEDVAAAESKMVDELRGRCRELEDEKGVLEARLRTATAEANGEADARADASADKRAAREDLAVLKGSLDSLRAELDGERAVAQKAERARAEVNGRLFQLTAEADGLRRRLASAKEECEAQRRSAEAARCLAKTAKKEEAPLREELAAVKENGEELVAELAATRLQLAASERSRKASQKALTEKDEECAGAKADALRLDDEVKRLESELAKVGVAEKIREREALRALQEREWERGEANADHARVLRDATTRAEDAERECQSLRKRSEEAEARADAAENRTRDVETRIEHLERSAKDSARASKGSSLTAEINSALRQELEELGLELATAREETEARLAERDRVRADLKVQNEEFAKLEAALGRAEARAGDAEAAHAASARTVDSLRTELTQMARKIAELELAAEAAFVERSNLARNTEALERELAEVKTAKETLEGETWALREELAEATIVRLERAAAGGSDVSPAAGDASADVADDAASADVADDVASADVVDDVAVEAPEAKKGRPAPRTPILADGRSSVSSLSFSVSGTSPIASGTYPVTPAEDVTAAMAATAAAREETANAEAQLEQIAEALVRAEVSLSERDARCEDLRREVDVANGKAAAAEHRAAVAERGASAARAELGLALERVAKERTRAAAAESQLSSAKRLLAEASSASRRAPGDSPPGAEAGSPTAPQTTPATPNDELALRQRLRESVYEIELLRAKVRVMEAKAEVGGREGLAEDASFEGGDGASFDGDDGGDVSFEGGECAEARASSSSTTPSEVSPMSRALGLSVTGETTPTLSADATTQPATTQPSPATPAVSESDDGSGSSFHGFTDPKLKRMLQEEEDGTMSPYVFPGWRRDGERDASS, encoded by the coding sequence atgccctcctcggcgtttgcgggcggcgacgcgggtcgaCGCCCCCTGCGCGAGCTTCAACGGTCCGCAGACGGacaccgccccgccgcgcgtcgccgcgacgctcgcgtgaAAGCCTCAGCGAaagatgacgacgccgccccggctcgcgcgctggaggaccCGGCCCTGCGGTCCAGCCTCCagggcctcgccgagcgcatcctcgccgaagcgccgtcgcgcgacgacgacgacgacgacaacgacggggagaacgacgacgacgacgcggggggggacgcgaaccttcgcggcgagaccggcgacgtcgaggcgacTTCGAGGAAGAAGATGGCGGACCACGCCCTCGcgtacgccgtcgcgaactcgaccgcggtgaacgcccgaggcgcggtgctcgcgggacgcgtcgggcgcatcgcgcggtccaccgccgcgtcgcgcgcgcggtcgcgatccgcgacgccgtcgcccgagcgcggcgggcggcggcccggTTGGCGACCCAacggcgcccctcgcgacgacgatgatgacAAACGGCtcggacgtcatcgtcgcggtcgtcgcggagggagcggaagacgcgcgtcgcccgaggtGAGGGCGTGCGCGGAAGCGACGGacaggctcgtcgccgcggtgacgcgtcagcgcgcggcgacggcggcgcggggcctGGTCTTTGAGGATGCATCCGCCGAAGCAACCGAAggagccgacgacgacgccccgtcgTGCGTGTCGTCCCTCTCGGAATCGGAAGACGGCGAaatcgacgacggcgtcgacgggtccGTTCGCGGGATCCTTCGCGggttcgcggacgccgcgacgacgatgccggaTCCGTCGGAACCCAGCCCGGATTCATCGGTTCGACTCGACGCGACCCAACAACTTCACGCGACTTCACTCGATCCCCCGACATGTGACGacgcgtacctcgccgcgaaatccttcgccgacgagctcaggGGCGtgagcgcatccgccgcgcgcgtcgtcgcggagcgtTTGGGTCGGTGCGAACACGACCGCGCGCAGCTGGCGCGGCACCTGGAAGAGACGAAGAGGCGGCTGGAGACGGCGGTGTctttcgccgccgaggtgagAGACGTGTgcgccgccaaggacgaggcgatcgcggccaaggaggcggagttggcggaggcgagggcggcgctggcggcggcggcggcgcgcacgctcgcctcgtcgctcCTCCCTTCGAAACCCGTCACAACAAACCGCGAAGAAGAGGCCCCACCCGGTGAAGAGACGAATTCTTCCCCGGGCGACTCGAATTCGAAGGCGGCGCTAACCTtaaccccggcggcgacctacgcggcggacctcgaggaggagctgcgggcgacccgcgcggcgcacgcggaggagagAACGGCGCTGGAGCGAACGATGGCGGCGAAAGACGAGGCCAACGCCGAATCGACGGCTCGGATGGAGAAGGAACGTGAacgggctcgcgccgcgctccgagACGCGGAGATGGAGCTCCAGGAGGCGTTGGGTGACGTGACGCGCCTTCGAAGGGCTCTGTCGGAGAGTAAAGACGCGAACAaatccgccgaggacgtcgccgcagcGGAGTCGAAGATggtggacgagctccgcggtcgctgccgcgagctcgaggatgaaaaaggcgtcctcgaggcccggttgaggacggcgacggcggaggcgaacggcgaggcggacgcgcgcgcggacgcgtccgcggacaaacgcgccgcccgcgaggacctGGCCGTGTTGAAGGGCTCCCTCGATTcgcttcgcgccgagctcgacggcgaacgAGCCGTCGCCCAAAAAGCGGAACGCGCCAGGGCGGAGGTCAACGGAAGGCTCTTTCagctcaccgccgaggcggacggcCTGCGCAGGCGGCTCGCatccgcgaaggaggagtgCGAGGCGCagaggaggagcgcggaggctgcgaggtGCCTTGCCAAgacggcgaagaaggaggaggcgccgctgagggaggagctcgccgccgtcaaggAAAATGGGGaagagctcgtcgccgaactcgccgcgacgcggttgcagctcgccgcctcggagcGATCGCGCAAGGCGTCGCAAAAGGCGCTTacggagaaggacgaggagtgcgcgggcgccaaggcggacgcgttgcgactggacgacgaggtcaagAGGCTGGAgtcggagctcgcgaaggtTGGAGTGGCGGAGAAGATTCGAGAGCGGGAGGCGTTACGGGCGTTACAGGAGCGCGAGTgggagcgcggggaggcgaacgcggacCACGCGAGGGTCCTTCgagacgcgacgacgcgcgcggaggacgccgagcgggAGTGCCAGTCGCTTCGTAAGCGAtcggaggaggccgaggctcgagccgacgcggccgagaatcgaacccgcgacgtcgaaaCGCGGATCGAGCACCTCGAACGCTCAGCCAAGGacagcgcccgcgccagcAAGGGCAGctcgctcaccgcggagatCAACTCCGCCCTGCgccaggagctcgaggagctcgggttggagctggcgacggcgagggaggagacggaggctcgtctcgccgaacgcgaccgAGTTCGAGCCGATCTCAAAGTTCAAAACGAGGAATTCGCCAAGCTGGAAGCCGCCCTTGGCCGCGCGGAAGCcagggcgggcgacgccgaggctgcgcacgCCGCCTCTGCGCGAACGGTCGACTCTTTAAGGACGGAGCTGACGCAAATGGCGCGCAaaatcgccgagctcgaactcgccgcggaagccgcgttcgtcgagcgatcgaacctcgcgaggaataccgaggcgctcgagcgcgaacTCGCCGAGGTCAAAACGGCCAAAGAAACGCTCGAAGGGGAGACGTGGGCGCTcagggaggagctcgcggaggcgacgattGTGAGGttggagcgcgccgcggctggagGTTCCGACGTCAGCCccgcggctggcgacgcCTCTGCTGATGTGGCCGATGACGCGGCTTCTGCTGATGTGGCCGATGACGTGGCTTCTGCTGATGTGGTCGATGACGTGGCTGTCGAAGCCcccgaggcgaagaagggacgccccgcgcctcgaACGCCGATTCTCGCGGACGGACgctcctccgtctcctcccTCTCCTTCTCCGTCTCTGGAACGTCCCCGATCGCTTCTGGAACGTATCCGGTGACGCCGGCGGaggacgtcaccgccgcgatggccgccaccgccgccgcgcgagaggagaccgcgaacgccgaggcgcagctcgagcaaatcgccgaggcgctcgtcagGGCGGAGGTTTCCCTGTccgagagggacgcgcggtgcGAAGATTTGCGCCGCGAAGTTGACGTCGCCAACggaaaggcggcggcggcggaacacagagccgccgtcgccgagcggggcgcgagcgcggcgcgcgcggagctggGCCTGGCGCTGGAACGAGTTGCAAAGGAGCGAACcagggcggccgcggccgagtcgcagctctcgtccgcgaagaggctcctcgccgaggcttcctccgcgtcgcggcgggcgcccggtgactcaccgcccggcgccgaagccggttcgccgacggcgccgcagacgacgccggcgacgccgaacgaCGAACTCGCGCTGCGGCAGCGGCTTCGGGAGTCCGTGTACGAGATCGAGCTGCTGAGGGCCAAGGTTCGGGTGatggaggcgaaggcggaggttggtggacgcgaggggttggcggaggatgcgagcttcgagggtggcgacggagcgagtttcgacggcgatgacgggggcgacgtgAGTTTCGAGGGGGGCGagtgcgccgaggcgagggcgtcgtcgtcgtccaccacccCGTCCGAGGTGTCCCCGATGTCGAGGGCTCTCGGCTTGTCCGTCACGggggagacgacgccgacgctctccgccgacgcgaccaCGCAGCCGGCGACCACGCAGCccagcccggcgacgccagcCGTGtccgagagcgacgacgggagcggGAGCAGCTTTCACGGGTTCACGGATCCGAAGCTCAAGCGCATGCtccaggaggaggaggacgggacGATGAGCCCGTACGTGTTTCCCGGCTGGAGGAGAGACGGCGAGCGGGACGCGTCGTCTTAG